A part of Acropora palmata chromosome 6, jaAcrPala1.3, whole genome shotgun sequence genomic DNA contains:
- the LOC141883777 gene encoding uncharacterized protein LOC141883777 has product MPESIASLKRENSNLKDQLSVMADEIAKMKDMLLEQSKKPAATKDETVQSLEFMSKGFDDFERFRVFAGKELKRLSAKLEELVVELNRVSRNIDEFQEYSYQYNVKIVGVPQMSQDESSAITSALCERLFKAMGSAVSIQDIDTAHRVPTRNTGNGGPRPIICRFIRRLSKDNVMNQRRNASRVDPSAVGFSEDVSLSAVRIFDHLTPRMQKVLFEAKRFKEQFHYEYCWSKGSFVYLRKDATSRAIKIKDITDLHHLQDGSQS; this is encoded by the coding sequence ATGCCTGAGTCTATTGCGAGCCTTAAGAGAGAGAACAGCAATCTTAAGGATCAACTGTCTGTCATGGCGGATGAGATTGCCAAGATGAAGGATATGCTACTGGAGCAATCAAAGAAGCCTGCAGCAACGAAAGATGAAACAGTGCAAAGCCTAGAATTTATGAGTAAAGGATTTGATGATTTTGAGCGATTTAGGGTCTTTGCTGGCAAAGAACTTAAACGCTTAAGTGCTAAGCTTGAAGAGCTTGTTGTTGAACTTAATAGAGTTTCCAGGAATATCGATGAATTTCAAGAGTATAGTTATCAGTACAATGTTAAGATTGTTGGTGTCCCTCAGATGAGTCAAGACGAATCCTCGGCAATTACGAGTGCGCTATGCGAACGTTTATTTAAAGCAATGGGATCCGCTGTATCAATCCAAGACATCGACACAGCCCATCGAGTCCCGACAAGAAACACCGGCAATGGCGGTCCGAGGCCAATCATATGTCGATTCATTAGGCGGTTGTCAAAGGATAATGTTATGAATCAGAGAAGAAATGCAAGTAGAGTTGACCCTTCTGCTGTTGGTTTCTCCGAAGATGTTTCCCTTTCCGCTGTTAGAATTTTTGACCATTTAACGCCAAGAATGCAGAAGGTCTTATTTGAAGCTAAGAGGTTCAAGGAGCAGTTTCACTATGAGTATTGCTGGTCCAAGGGATCGTTTGTGTACCTTCGCAAAGATGCCACATCTCGAGCCATCAAGATTAAGGATATCACGGACTTGCACCATTTACAGGACGGAAGTCAAAGCTAA